One part of the Mailhella massiliensis genome encodes these proteins:
- a CDS encoding SDR family NAD(P)-dependent oxidoreductase: MDLGLRDKVVVITGGTAGIGKSCVDAFLEEGCRVVVCGRSAARLEAFRAEYEGRPVLAVGGNVTSAEDMEKLADAAVERFGRIDVWVNNAGIYPKGNLEDMPLDAWRETFAVNVDGVLYGSRAAIPHLRKAGGGVIVNASSYAAIMPTGGRGAYGITKAAVSHMTKVMAAELAPDNIRVVAYMPGFVLTGINAAVLGEYDDGAVKRQAVQNRYGRTEEIARLVVFLSSDAASFITGCGVEASGGKYCVQNPFAAWENVR, translated from the coding sequence ATGGATCTGGGACTTCGCGACAAGGTGGTGGTCATTACGGGCGGTACGGCCGGTATAGGCAAATCCTGCGTGGACGCTTTTCTGGAAGAAGGCTGCCGTGTCGTTGTGTGCGGCCGATCCGCCGCCAGGCTGGAAGCCTTTCGTGCGGAATATGAGGGGAGGCCCGTACTGGCCGTCGGCGGAAACGTCACGTCTGCTGAAGATATGGAAAAGCTGGCGGATGCCGCAGTGGAACGCTTCGGACGTATCGACGTATGGGTGAACAACGCGGGTATTTACCCCAAGGGCAACCTGGAAGATATGCCTCTCGATGCCTGGCGGGAAACTTTTGCCGTCAATGTGGACGGCGTGCTTTACGGTTCCCGTGCCGCTATTCCCCACTTGCGGAAGGCGGGGGGCGGCGTCATCGTCAACGCTTCTTCCTATGCCGCCATCATGCCTACGGGCGGGCGCGGAGCCTACGGCATCACCAAGGCGGCGGTAAGTCACATGACCAAGGTCATGGCGGCGGAACTTGCTCCCGACAATATCCGTGTGGTGGCCTACATGCCCGGATTTGTGCTCACCGGCATCAACGCCGCCGTGCTCGGCGAGTATGATGACGGCGCCGTGAAGCGGCAGGCCGTGCAGAACCGCTACGGGCGCACGGAAGAGATTGCCCGCCTTGTGGTTTTCCTGTCTTCCGATGCGGCAAGTTTCATTACTGGCTGCGGAGTGGAGGCAAGCGGCGGCAAGTACTGCGTGCAGAATCCCTTCGCCGCCTGGGAAAACGTAAGGTAG